A part of Acropora palmata chromosome 6, jaAcrPala1.3, whole genome shotgun sequence genomic DNA contains:
- the LOC141884025 gene encoding allatostatin-A receptor-like — translation MNTIIAVGYICISVMGLLGNTLTIMMFALEKQLLKKSYNMLILVLAITDVLITVNVTLNPSYGFVLDATSYPKSPTLQDVFCRFIYSRVIVFHLVFFSIYITLVLTTERWWAVVRPHTYKSIFSRKRVLAYIVVSWIWVLLLMVKSVIDNSRDPSAKKVCQVKTSLRAEVNFAVYVLHSSFKVSIPCITMICMYAHMTLKTMKSPAATAESKAKLKGKMTRMVATTTIILIVLFFPNQIVFTAIKLGKGRFNSLLHQFTNFLTYVTTCINPLIYGLSNETYRRRYRNLLTFICSKTRIKLRRDRRVTVNNGGDTNPIGLQGSNSVSLETSQSNM, via the coding sequence ATGAATACCATAATAGCAGTAGGCTACATCTGCATCTCCGTGATGGGACTCCTTGGGAACACTCTGACTATTATGATGTTCGCACTGGAGAAACAGTTGTTAAAGAAGTCTTACAACATGTTAATCCTAGTTCTGGCGATAACTGATGTGCTGATCACAGTCAATGTGACCTTGAATCCATCTTATGGTTTCGTATTAGATGCAACTTCTTATCCAAAAAGTCCGACCCTGCAAGATGTCTTCTGTCGCTTCATATACAGCCGCGTAATCGTCTTCCATCTGGTATTTTTCTCTATCTACATCACCTTAGTTCTAACAACAGAGCGATGGTGGGCTGTAGTGAGACCTCACACATACAAAAGCATTTTTAGCCGCAAAAGGGTCCTCGCCTACATTGTAGTGTCTTGGATATGGGTGCTTCTACTGATGGTTAAAAGTGTAATTGATAACTCTCGCGATCCGTCCGCCAAAAAAGTCTGTCAAGTGAAAACATCACTACGAGCTGAAGTGAATTTTGCGGTGTATGTTCTTCATTCTTCCTTCAAAGTGTCCATCCCTTGCATCACCATGATTTGCATGTACGCCCACATGACTTTGAAGACCATGAAGTCACCAGCTGCCACCGCAgaaagtaaagcaaaactgaAGGGAAAGATGACTCGGATGGTGGCAACTACCACTATTATTCtgattgtattgttttttccaAACCAAATCGTATTCACAGCGATTAAACTGGGAAAAGGACGATTTAATTCCCTTCTGCATCAATTCACAAATTTTCTTACTTACGTAACAACCTGCATCAATCCACTCATTTATGGGCTGAGCAACGAAACGTATCGTCGGCGCTATCGCAATCTGCTGACTTTCATTTGTAGTAAAACGAGAATTAAATTGAGAAGAGACCGGCGTGTTACAGTGAACAATGGTGGAGATACAAATCCCATAGGTCTCCAGGGCTCCAATTCAGTCTCCTTGGAAACATCCCAGAGTAATatgtaa
- the LOC141884031 gene encoding somatostatin receptor type 5-like, which produces MNATVNSLSSVPTSATIAASDKTFKSGLNPVLQAVYSTISVVAILGNAMTILVFVFDKKLLKKSYNILILALAIADVLTALQLITHPAFVLGDAFPYPTDTVLGEMFCRIIWSRVFVFQLVVFSAYIVLFLTAERWFAVLKPHKYSNVFNPKRVIAYIVFSWVWSFALTGPGLLEIKYSSSADKICEFQFYLPGSLFRVLTSIFQVTMKLIFPCLVIIAMYIHMIVKTNQSTVASEESKAKLRGKMTRMIGASSLTLIICVIPNQIFLVLAQAGKAEINSAPYHIASALTFANSCVNPFVYGLSNPNYRQRYRQIQLCMCPKVRLWEGRVDPASEDRIPP; this is translated from the coding sequence ATGAACGCAACTGTTAACTCATTATCCAGTGTTCCAACATCTGCAACCATAGCAGCAAGCGATAAAACCTTTAAAAGTGGATTAAATCCGGTGTTACAAGCTGTTTATTCAACGATTTCAGTGGTAGCAATACTTGGGAATGCGATGACCATTCTTGTCTTTGTCTTCGACAAGAAGCTCCTGAAAAAGTCCTACAACATTCTCATTCTTGCGCTGGCCATAGCTGATGTATTGACCGCTCTTCAGTTGATTACTCACCCCGCTTTCGTTCTTGGTGACGCATTTCCCTACCCAACTGACACCGTCCTTGGAGAAATGTTCTGTCGCATAATATGGAGCCGAGTTTTCGTCTTTCAACTTGTAGTCTTCTCAGCGTATATTGTGTTGTTCTTAACAGCAGAGCGCTGGTTTGCTGTTTTGAAGCCTCACAAATACAGTAACGTCTTCAATCCAAAACGAGTCATCGCATATATTGTGTTCTCGTGGGTGTGGTCATTTGCCCTCACTGGTCCCGGCTTACTTGAAATAAAGTACAGTTCCTCAGCGGACAAAATCtgtgaatttcaattttatttaccaGGATCCTTGTTCCGCGTGCTAACGTCCATATTTCAAGTGACCATGAAGCTGATATTTCCTTGCCTGGTTATCATCGCCATGTACATCCACATGATTGTGAAGACAAATCAGTCAACAGTGGCTTCAGAAGAGAGTAAAGCGAAACTTCGCGGAAAAATGACGCGAATGATTGGTGCATCGAGTCTTACGTTGATCATTTGTGTGATTCCAAACCAAATCTTTCTCGTGCTTGCTCAGGCAGGAAAAGCCGAGATAAATAGTGCGCCATATCATATCGCCTCAGCTCTTACCTTCGCGAACAGCTGCGTCAATCCATTTGTTTACGGCCTGAGCAATCCAAATTATCGCCAACGTTACAGGCAAATCCAGCTCTGCATGTGTCCTAAGGTCAGGCTTTGGGAAGGGCGTGTGGACCCAGCATCAGAAGACAGAATCCCCCCGTAG
- the LOC141884024 gene encoding somatostatin receptor type 5-like: MYSSLWLKGLFDIPVEGRSPETLRKMNATFNSLSSVPTSATITASNETFESGLTPVLQAVYSTISVIAILGNTMTILVFVFDKKLLKKSYNILILALAIADVLTALQLITHPAFVLGDAFPYPTGPVLGEIFCRIIWSRVFVFQLVVFSAYIVLFLTAERWFAVLKPHKYNNVFNPKRVIAYIVFSWVWSFALTGPGLLEIKYSSSADKICEFQFYLPGSLFRVLTSIFQVIMKLIFPCLFIIALYIHMIVKTNQSTVASEESKAKLRGKMTRMIGASSLMLIICVIPNQIFLVFTQAGQAEINSVPHHIASALTFANSCINPFVYGLSNPNYRQRYRQIQLSMCPKVLRKERVHPVTVDSR; this comes from the coding sequence ATGTATAGCAGCTTATGGCTTAAAGGTTTGTTTGATATTCCAGTTGAAGGAAGATCGCCAGAAACTTTAAGGAAGATGAACGCAACTTTTAACTCATTATCCAGTGTTCCAACATCTGCAACCATAACAGCAAGCAATGAAACCTTTGAAAGTGGCTTAACTCCGGTATTACAAGCTGTTTATTCAACGATTTCAGTGATAGCAATACTTGGGAATACGATGACCATTCTTGTCTTTGTCTTCGACAAGAAGCTCCTGAAAAAGTCCTACAACATTCTTATTCTTGCGCTGGCCATAGCTGATGTATTGACCGCTCTTCAGTTGATTACACACCCCGCTTTCGTTCTTGGTGACGCATTTCCCTACCCAACTGGCCCCGTCCTTGGAGAAATCTTCTGTCGTATAATATGGAGCCGAGTTTTCGTCTTTCAACTTGTGGTCTTCTCAGCGTATATTGTGTTGTTCTTAACAGCAGAGCGCTGGTTTGCTGTTTTGAAGCCTCACAAATACAATAACGTCTTCAATCCAAAACGAGTCATCGCATATATTGTGTTCTCGTGGGTGTGGTCATTTGCACTCACTGGTCCCGGCTTACTTGAAATAAAGTACAGTTCCTCAGCGGACAAAATCtgtgaatttcaattttatttaccaGGATCCTTGTTCCGCGTGCTAACGTCCATATTTCAGGTGATCATGAAGCTGATATTTCCTTGCTTGTTTATCATCGCTCTATACATCCACATGATTGTGAAGACAAATCAGTCAACAGTGGCTTCAGAAGAGAGTAAAGCGAAACTTCGCGGAAAAATGACGCGAATGATTGGTGCATCGAGTCTTATGTTGATCATTTGTGTGATTCCAAACCAAATCTTTCTCGTCTTTACTCAGGCAGGACAAGCCGAGATAAATAGTGTGCCACATCATATCGCCTCAGCTCTTACCTTCGCCAACAGCTGCATCAATCCATTTGTTTACGGCCTGAGCAATCCAAATTATCGCCAACGTTACAGGCAAATCCAGCTCTCCATGTGTCCTAAAGTACTTCGGAAAGAGCGTGTGCATCCAGTAACTGTGGACAGTAGATAA
- the LOC141884030 gene encoding uncharacterized protein LOC141884030 — protein MDALLKLPSVNSVHETKKLHELFDKIEINIRGLNALGVESQSFGNLLVPIVMEKIPSELRLVVSRKFGSEESWNLDALLSALKTELEARERCIAMKTSGPNVNTTKFEQYRARNKQPYSASALYTGSEEFTQHCVFCKKNHKSINCMTVTEPKARRAILRRNGKCFVCLKGGHISTNCPSRAKCFNCEGRHHVTICERIRNTLTSRNVVREEASPRGSGSCQDGIRDAGTSAMHISNNANSVLLQIAQAFVCRPDNEQLGLNAHVIFDSCSQRSYITSQAREKLNLPTIGKETLLIKTFGDNSASVKECDVVQLCVRTLDGMNVYITSYVVPVICSPVSNQQSQGTLECYPYLQGLQLACDTSDSVNVDVLIGADYYWSFFTGNIIKGDPYGPVALETNLGWVLSGPSVCSRFTRSCTVNLSSTHVLKIESTHMSDMKDDLQKFWDLETLGIKEHETSVYDKFSNDITFTGERYQVKLPFKDNHPMLPDNYTVALRRLTTTIKKLKNQPEILKQYDDVIREQLQSGVVEIVPQDQIPQPGDVHYLPHRTVVRLDRDTTKVRVVYDASSKVFGPSLNDCLRIGPSLNPLLFDILLRFRVHEVALTADVEKAFLNIEIDPEHRDFVRFLWVKDLNKENLEVMELRFARVVFGVNSSPFILNATIRHHLNTCLPVDSALARELLKSLYVDDYVSGKGDVGSAFTLSKEIKLCLKSGGFNMRKWSSNSESLLRSLEQDETFSDDFEKSNRPKVAEEDESFSKSVFKHSSEKEQRVLGMLWNPTQDELIYDLNKTLGEVDAQPVTKRLILSTATRFFDPLGLIAPVILPLKMMFQKLCKDGKDWDELVDAELNHQWLTTLSDLRQTGRVSFRRCYAEGLNGDKVKSVQLHCFADASERGYGAVVYMRVEYEAKVKCQIVSSKTRVAPLAKQTIPRLELLSNLTASRLLKSVSQALHDDVRIDEVFNWTDSMISLWWITNTDKEYKQFVENRVAEIRRNSPPEQWRYFPTADNPADIASRGIRSIELKESSLWLHGPDFLSKSGEQWPAQPTVVQAREEFSELKSSKPAVYSLVTACVEEKKEEPSLDNLINPENFSSLTKLMKLTVLVLSFIEKLKKTRSREGAEVDFTKLYRQAEMLWIRHVQQEILKSDKYPQRRSSLGLYQDEEGILRCQGRIGMSSLPFDTRFPMLLPRSHYFTKLVILKGHDQVMHNGVAETLVQLRSRYWIVKGRQTVKSIINKCVVCKKLEVVHMERHLLLNFPGSDCPTNLHLQV, from the coding sequence ATGGATGCCTTATTGAAACTTCCATCTGTCAATTCAGtgcatgaaacaaagaaattacatgAATTGTTTGACAAGATTGAAATCAACATTCGAGGTTTGAACGCATTAGGAGTTGAATCACAGTCCTTTGGGAATTTATTGGTCCCAATCGTGATGGAGAAAATCCCCTCAGAGTTACGACTGGTTGTAAGCCGTAAGTTTGGCAGCGAGGAATCATGGAATCTTGATGCTTTGTTGAGTGCACTGAAAACTGAGTTGGAAGCCAGAGAAAGATGTATTGCGATGAAAACAAGCGGTCCAAATGTCAATACAACCAAGTTCGAACAGTACAGAGCGAGAAACAAACAGCCCTATTCTGCCTCTGCCCTTTATACAGGCAGCGAGGAATTTACTCAACATTGTgttttttgcaagaagaaTCACAAATCCATTAACTGCATGACTGTCACTGAACCGAAAGCTAGAAGAGCAATACTGAGACGAAACGGCAAGTGTTTCGTGTGCCTGAAGGGTGGCCATATCTCCACAAATTGTCCATCAAGAGCAAAATGCTTTAACTGTGAAGGTAGACACCATGTAACCATTTGTGAAAGAATAAGGAACACTCTAACATCTAGAAATGTAGTTAGGGAAGAAGCATCACCACGTGGATCTGGATCATGTCAAGATGGGATTAGAGATGCTGGAACTTCAGCAATGCACATAAGCAATAACGCCAACTCTGTGCTGTTACAAATAGCCCAAGCCTTTGTTTGTAGACCAGATAACGAGCAACTTGGATTGAATGCTCATGTGATATTTGATTCCTGTAGCCAGAGATCATACATAACCAGTCAAGCACGTGAGAAATTGAATCTACCAACCATTGGTAAGGAAACTCTTTTGATCAAAACATTTGGAGATAACTCAGCCTCTGTGAAAGAATGTGATGTTGTGCAACTGTGTGTCAGAACATTGGATGGAATGAATGTGTATATCACCTCATACGTTGTACCAGTAATTTGCAGCCCTGTGTCCAATCAACAGTCTCAAGGCACATTGGAATGCTACCCCTACTTACAGGGTCTACAACTTGCATGTGATACAAGTGATTCTGTCAATGTTGATGTGCTGATAGGAGCAGATTATTACTGGTCTTTCTTCACTGGGAACATCATTAAGGGAGATCCCTATGGACCAGTAGCCCTTGAAACCAACTTAGGTTGGGTTTTGTCCGGTCCAAGTGTTTGCTCAAGGTTCACAAGATCTTGCACGGTGAATTTGAGTTCCACGCATGTGTTAAAGATAGAGTCCACACATATGAGTGATATGAAGGATGATCTGCAGAAATTCTGGGACCTGGAAACTTTGGGCATTAAGGAACATGAAACTTCAGTCTATgataagttttcaaatgacatcACATTCACTGGAGAGAGATATCAAGTCAAGCTACCATTTAAGGATAATCACCCCATGTTACCAGATAACTATACAGTGGCATTACGTAGACTGACAACAACGATCAAGAAGCTTAAGAACCAGCCAGAAATTTTGAAGCAGTATGATGATGTAATCAGAGAGCAATTGCAGAGTGGTGTGGTTGAAATAGTACCACAAGATCAAATACCACAGCCTGGAGATGTTCACTATCTTCCTCACAGGACAGTTGTGAGACTTGACAGAGATACAACTAAAGTGAGAGTTGTGTATGATGCGTCATCTAAGGTGTTTGGGCCTAGTTTAAATGACTGTTTGCGCATTGGACCTTCTCTTAATCCCTTGTTATTTGACATTTTACTGAGATTCAGAGTCCATGAAGTAGCCTTAACTGCAGACGTAGAGAAGGcatttttgaacattgaaATTGATCCTGAACACAGGGACTTTGTGAGATTTTTATGGGTCAAAGATCTGAACAAGGAAAACCTAGAGGTCATGGAACTACGTTTTGCACGTGTGGTGTTTGGTGTAAACTCAAGTCCTTTCATTCTGAATGCCACGATCAGACACCATTTGAACACATGTTTGCCAGTTGACAGTGCACTTGCACGAGAGCTGTTGAAGTCCTTGTATGTTGATGACTATGTGTCTGGAAAGGGTGACGTGGGCAGTGCGTTCACGTTATCTAAGGAGATAAAGCTCTGTCTGAAGTCAGGAGGCTTTAATATGAGAAAGTGGAGTAGCAATTCGGAAAGTTTGCTGAGATCACTGGAACAAGATGAAACTTTCAGTGACGACTTTGAAAAGAGCAATAGACCTAAGGTAGCAGAAGAAGACGAAAGCTTCTCTAAGTCAGTTTTCAAGCACAGTTCAGAAAAGGAGCAAAGGGTTTTGGGAATGCTTTGGAACCCAACCCAAGATGAGCTGATTTATGATCTGAACAAGACTTTGGGAGAAGTAGATGCCCAACCAGTAACAAAAAGATTGATTCTTAGTACAGCCACAAGATTTTTTGACCCCCTAGGTTTAATCGCTCCAGTCATTCTTCCGTTAAAGATGATGTTTCAGAAACTTTGCAAGGATGGAAAGGACTGGGACGAATTGGTCGATGCTGAACTCAATCACCAATGGCTGACGACTCTGTCGGATTTGAGACAAACTGGAAGAGTGAGCTTTAGGAGATGTTACGCTGAGGGATTGAATGGAGACAAGGTCAAGTCAGTCCAACTTCATTGTTTTGCTGACGCATCAGAAAGGGGTTATGGAGCTGTAGTCTACATGAGAGTAGAGTATGAGGCAAAGGTGAAGTGTCAGATAGTATCTTCGAAGACAAGAGTTGCACCGCTAGCTAAACAAACTATCCCTCGCCTGGAGTTGCTGTCCAACTTAACTGCGTCCAGATTGTTGAAGAGTGTGAGTCAAGCATTGCACGATGATGTAAGAATTGACGAAGTGTTTAACTGGACAGATTCTATGATTTCACTATGGTGGATCACAAATACTGACAAGGAATACAAACAGTTTGTCGAGAATCGAGTGGCCGAAATTCGAAGAAATTCACCACCTGAGCAGTGGAGGTACTTTCCCACAGCAGACAATCCAGCTGACATAGCTTCCCGAGGAATAAGGTCtattgaattgaaagaaagcAGCCTGTGGTTACATGGACCCGACTTCCTGTCTAAGAGTGGTGAGCAGTGGCCAGCTCAACCGACAGTTGTACAAGCCAGAGAAGAGTTCAGCGAACTGAAATCCTCTAAACCAGCTGTTTACAGCTTAGTCACCGCGTGCGttgaagagaagaaagaagaaccGAGTCTAGATAATTTAATCAATCCAGAGAACTTTAGTTCTTTAACCAAGCTTATGAAACTGACTGTGTTGGTTTTGTCGTTTAttgagaaattgaagaagacGAGGTCCAGAGAAGGAGCGGAAGTAGATTTTACGAAATTGTACAGACAAGCAGAGATGTTATGGATTAGGCACGTTCAGCAAGAGATCCTCAAAAGCGACAAGTATCCACAGAGAAGGTCATCGTTAGGACTTTATCAAGACGAAGAAGGGATACTACGATGTCAAGGAAGAATTGGCATGTCTTCTCTACCGTTCGATACACGATTTCCGATGCTGTTGCCGAGAAGTCATTATTTCACTAAGTTGGTGATTCTGAAGGGCCATGATCAAGTGATGCACAATGGAGTGGCAGAGACCTTGGTTCAACTTAGGTCGAGGTATTGGATTGTGAAGGGCAGACAAACGGTGAAGAGCATAATCAACAAATGTGTAGTGTGCAAGAAACTCGAGGTCGTCCATATGGAACGCCACCTGCTTCTCAACTTCCCAGGTTCAGATTGTCCGACGAATTTGCATTTACAAGTATAG
- the LOC141884023 gene encoding somatostatin receptor type 5-like, producing the protein MNTTGAVGYICISVMALFGNTLTIMMFAVEKQLLKKSFNILILVLAITDMLIALNVSLNPSYGFVLDATAYPKNPILLDLFCRFIYSRVIIFQLVYFSIYITLVLTAERWWAVVRPHTYKSIFSRRRILAYIVLSWIWVLLLMVKSIIDNSRDPSAKRVCQANTSLQAELNFAVYVFNSALKVFVPCITMICMYADMTWKTMKSSAATAESKVKLKGTMTRMVATTTIILIVLFFPNQIVFTAIKLGKGKFNSPLHQFTNFLTYVTTCINPLIYGLSNKNYRQCYRNLLTFICRKTRIKLRRDRRVTVSNTGDTNPVVSLQRSNAIPLGTSQSNM; encoded by the coding sequence ATGAATACCACAGGAGCAGTAGGCTACATCTGCATCTCCGTGATGGCACTCTTCGGGAACACTCTTACTATTATGATGTTCGCAGTGGAGAAGCAGTTGTTAAAGAAGTCTTTCAACATATTAATCCTAGTTCTGGCGATAACTGATATGCTGATCGCACTCAATGTGAGCCTGAATCCATCTTATGGTTTCGTGCTAGATGCAACGGCTTATCCAAAAAATCCCATCCTGCTAGATCTCTTCTGTCGCTTCATATACAGCCGCGTAATCATCTTCCAGCTGGTATATTTCTCTATCTACATCACCTTAGTTCTAACAGCAGAGCGATGGTGGGCTGTAGTGAGACCTCACACATACAAAAGCATTTTTAGCCGCAGAAGGATCCTCGCCTACATTGTGCTGTCTTGGATATGGGTGCTTCTACTGATGGTCAAAAGTATAATTGATAACTCTCGCGATCCTTCTGCTAAAAGAGTCTGTCAGGCGAATACATCATTGCAAGCTGAATTGAATTTTGCGGTGTACGTCTTTAATTCTGCCCTCAAAGTGTTCGTCCCTTGCATCACCATGATTTGTATGTATGCCGACATGACTTGGAAGACCATGAAGTCATCAGCTGCCACTGCGGAAAGTAAAGTCAAACTGAAGGGAACGATGACTCGGATGGTAGCAACTACCACTATTATTCtgattgtattgttttttccaAACCAAATCGTATTCACAGCGATTAAACtgggaaaaggaaaatttaattCCCCTCTGCATCAATTCACAAATTTTCTTACTTACGTGACAACCTGTATCAATCCACTTATTTACGGGTTGAGTAACAAAAATTATCGTCAGTGCTATCGCAATCTGCTGACTTTCATTTGTCGTAAAACGAGAATTAAATTGAGAAGAGACCGGCGTGTTACAGTGAGCAATACTGGAGATACAAATCCCGTCGTAAGTCTCCAGCGCTCCAATGCAATCCCATTGGGAACATCTCAGAGTAATATGTAA